The proteins below are encoded in one region of Flavobacterium nackdongense:
- a CDS encoding T9SS type A sorting domain-containing protein produces MKTILSFLMILFATSVFGQITHYSWPTAFFSDKYEVYVKKGTDPEIKLDVLMSLPDPNDIQYDSQGSELAGRSFSFASISYDNTVSTGITFRIVKKYGSSSTKVKIAPKSYNITPTVGTNEVSFTINGNSKYVSVNFEDTANETSTKKWIKHMLTIFIDPAETGAPNPTDPGVVTYSSSLSPTALDNATTIYFPPGYHNLRQYQFSSSILTTDGILTLKSGRKMYLAGGAVVEGIVQRFDYYDTNQKIYGRGILTGKQYIWQDASGNKPYGELVELGQNASIEGVMLMDSPNHGIVGVNNFMINNLKFLGWHANNDAIRVGQRSEIKNSFIRAVDDFFYNFNNYVHDCVLWAGHNGAILTYGWGGDPGGLTYNSGASTLDNIDIINPEWSSLGNNNGIVAAQIGLDYKPFAYGTASTLTTVKNIRIEGSIPGILNLKPRSNPDAIQVPVANLGYLGDLLLDNITVEKQFAKGLIRGQANATTTGTNTFFTKNVTITNSTIGGTQINTISAPVYFDIEASTTQNIVFDIGTGSSSSTLETVDFASNVPITKLSTPVTGTTMGITNADIAGLTAGTGQWFAADYNLPTGEFSVQSTGGNLDQYVSRVSSSEFARGIAYVFNNRNKDAFGILNMSFDYLWKSPLTADRISYRVYGVNDDENNGIDGYFQLTGGSGAFGDNSASSYVNGTDATAIAGNNALGTSDSWKKIDYTIDATQYEYIVIVFAGGFGTVQASPIGLFGIDNIKVPTNKTLSTATFQKSSLVIFPNPVENNLNITNLEGEYSYSIFDLLGKKHKSASKQTSKAIDISELSRGTYLISISNNANNQETLKFIKK; encoded by the coding sequence ATGAAAACCATTTTATCCTTTTTGATGATTCTTTTCGCAACATCAGTTTTTGGGCAAATTACCCATTATTCGTGGCCAACGGCTTTTTTTTCGGATAAATACGAGGTATATGTGAAAAAAGGTACCGATCCTGAAATAAAATTAGATGTTTTAATGTCTCTTCCTGACCCAAATGATATTCAATACGATAGTCAAGGATCTGAACTCGCAGGAAGAAGTTTTTCCTTTGCTTCTATCTCCTATGACAATACAGTAAGTACTGGGATAACATTTAGAATTGTTAAAAAGTATGGAAGTTCATCGACAAAAGTAAAAATCGCTCCCAAAAGCTACAACATTACTCCCACGGTTGGAACTAACGAAGTGTCATTCACAATTAATGGCAACAGTAAATACGTTTCGGTTAATTTTGAAGATACTGCAAACGAAACTAGTACCAAAAAATGGATCAAACATATGTTAACCATTTTTATCGATCCTGCCGAAACAGGAGCTCCAAACCCTACAGATCCTGGAGTTGTAACCTACTCTTCTTCATTATCTCCTACTGCATTAGATAATGCTACAACAATCTATTTCCCTCCGGGATATCATAATTTAAGACAGTATCAATTTAGCAGTTCAATTCTTACTACAGACGGAATTCTTACGTTGAAATCGGGTAGAAAAATGTATTTGGCAGGAGGTGCAGTTGTTGAAGGAATTGTTCAAAGATTTGATTATTATGATACCAATCAAAAAATATACGGACGCGGCATTTTAACTGGTAAACAATACATTTGGCAAGATGCAAGCGGCAACAAACCTTATGGCGAATTGGTCGAATTAGGGCAAAACGCATCCATCGAAGGTGTAATGCTAATGGATTCTCCAAATCATGGTATTGTGGGTGTCAATAATTTTATGATAAACAATTTAAAATTTTTGGGTTGGCACGCCAATAACGATGCGATTCGTGTGGGCCAAAGAAGTGAAATAAAAAATTCTTTCATCAGAGCTGTCGATGATTTCTTCTACAATTTTAATAATTATGTCCATGATTGTGTTTTATGGGCAGGACATAATGGAGCTATCTTGACTTATGGATGGGGTGGAGACCCAGGAGGATTAACCTATAATTCCGGAGCTTCTACATTAGATAATATAGATATTATTAATCCAGAATGGTCAAGTTTAGGGAATAATAACGGTATAGTAGCCGCACAAATAGGTTTAGATTACAAACCTTTTGCTTATGGAACAGCCTCCACTTTAACTACAGTTAAAAACATTAGAATCGAAGGTAGTATTCCGGGTATATTGAACTTAAAACCAAGATCTAATCCCGATGCTATTCAAGTTCCTGTAGCCAATTTGGGTTATTTAGGAGACTTACTTTTAGACAACATCACTGTTGAAAAACAATTTGCTAAAGGGCTTATTAGAGGGCAAGCCAATGCCACTACTACGGGAACAAATACATTCTTTACGAAAAACGTAACCATAACCAATAGTACCATAGGCGGTACTCAAATCAATACCATCAGTGCTCCTGTTTATTTTGATATTGAAGCCAGTACTACTCAAAATATTGTTTTTGATATAGGAACGGGATCCTCAAGTTCAACCTTAGAAACCGTAGATTTCGCATCTAATGTTCCAATAACTAAACTTAGCACCCCTGTTACGGGCACTACGATGGGAATAACCAATGCCGATATTGCAGGACTTACTGCGGGCACAGGGCAATGGTTTGCAGCCGATTACAATCTCCCTACTGGAGAATTTTCCGTTCAAAGCACAGGCGGTAATCTAGATCAATATGTATCAAGAGTTTCTTCATCCGAGTTTGCTAGAGGAATTGCTTATGTATTCAATAACAGAAATAAAGATGCTTTTGGCATATTAAATATGTCTTTTGATTATTTATGGAAAAGCCCACTCACAGCTGACCGAATATCTTATAGAGTTTATGGTGTTAATGACGACGAAAACAATGGTATAGATGGTTATTTTCAACTTACCGGAGGTTCTGGTGCATTTGGAGATAATTCTGCATCTAGTTATGTAAATGGTACTGACGCTACTGCAATCGCAGGGAACAATGCTTTAGGCACAAGTGACAGTTGGAAAAAAATTGACTACACTATTGATGCTACACAATACGAATACATTGTGATTGTTTTTGCAGGTGGCTTTGGTACGGTGCAAGCTAGCCCTATTGGTCTGTTTGGGATTGACAATATTAAAGTCCCTACTAACAAAACCTTATCAACAGCTACATTTCAAAAAAGTAGTTTAGTCATTTTCCCGAATCCGGTTGAAAATAATCTAAATATCACCAACCTAGAGGGCGAATACTCCTACTCTATTTTCGATTTGCTTGGCAAAAAACACAAATCAGCTAGCAAACAAACTTCAAAAGCAATTGATATTTCTGAATTAAGCAGAGGCACTTATCTTATTTCGATAAGCAACAATGCAAACAACCAAGAAACCTTGAAATTTATAAAAAAATAA
- a CDS encoding T9SS type A sorting domain-containing protein — protein sequence MKNKIYLFKKPRTFLFVQIMLVFGLFTGSLQAQVPTHIWSGGNGDWNDANNWNVVTTTSQTAASTSGSTTLTLSAANAAIAVGDYVSGPTTTISYGTRVTAVAGTAVTIDYPANVTNAAGAFVFYKPGATGVSFPGSAANHGALIFSGTCTITANPANPIKSLLVENTSSQGKLIINSGITLALSNAGAGSTPLFIVRGGLVENNGELKSTATIFNGNCVRFDTPLAAPSGDWGIIGSGILTFSNTSLVNNNMFTGSHISINHTLASTPKIVINSGSTFTALSPSQTGANPAILFNIATNSKVQIQGSGLTAPASVPLFKTAAGSTVTIDSGVTLTSVNAVPTTIAGTINNSGTIISSGLITNTGTINNISSGKLILKSEATAAYLFTLSSTTLLAITAGDTYTSGGATFTVVYSRLVNSTATVKLLAIASSSTPVALSGTLTKVTGSGDASIAYTAVEKVGIGYLSSTTSVDNVTQDRYLSSNQRGWRLLSNPLTDVTYGSVATASTTPLTLGNGTAKTYDSATNTWTVSNTDDTQTWGSKTAVSLFVRGRTSEVTGTSYSVNPPSNVTVSVTGAASNTAPATINTISGQYYLVANPYTAPVSVSSILTASTGLSTTVSYYNPTVGSSGSNADLILKYGGYTTPTVSGVAGSTTDVIIPPMGAFFVQATADGTINVPKTVIFTGTPTPPSGNYTHKSAQTKIAATNALKLEVTADNTYYDTVSMRFKAAGDASSNIDFGKLPNTVLDAYSIAGSNKMAVSELELKEQMIPLGITSTIQKSYSFRVAENTIPAGFEAVLVDTYLNKNTVLAPGTDYVFAIDSNPASQGDTRFAINLKTTGTLGVVANALDANIQVYPNPSRGQFNITNTLQDGATIEISSLNGQRIHMQKLNSGTTTIQTKSWATGVYILKAANNGTETTKKLIIQ from the coding sequence ATGAAAAACAAAATTTACTTATTTAAAAAACCACGGACTTTTCTTTTTGTCCAAATCATGCTGGTATTCGGGCTGTTTACTGGCAGTTTACAGGCTCAGGTTCCCACTCATATTTGGAGTGGAGGCAATGGTGATTGGAACGATGCGAATAATTGGAATGTAGTAACCACCACTTCGCAAACAGCTGCTTCGACTAGCGGTAGCACCACTTTAACTCTAAGCGCTGCAAATGCTGCTATTGCGGTCGGAGATTATGTTTCAGGTCCGACTACAACTATTAGTTATGGAACACGTGTCACTGCGGTTGCAGGAACTGCTGTAACTATAGATTATCCTGCGAACGTAACAAATGCAGCTGGTGCCTTTGTTTTTTATAAACCTGGAGCTACGGGAGTATCATTTCCGGGATCCGCTGCAAATCACGGTGCACTTATTTTTTCAGGAACTTGTACAATAACAGCCAATCCCGCGAATCCAATAAAGTCTCTGCTCGTTGAGAATACTTCATCACAAGGAAAATTAATCATAAATAGCGGTATTACATTAGCTTTATCTAATGCTGGAGCGGGTTCGACACCATTGTTTATTGTGAGAGGGGGATTAGTAGAAAATAACGGAGAGCTCAAATCTACCGCGACAATTTTCAACGGAAATTGCGTTCGATTCGATACTCCATTAGCTGCACCAAGCGGCGATTGGGGAATTATTGGCTCAGGAATTCTAACTTTTAGTAACACTTCTTTAGTTAATAATAATATGTTTACAGGGTCACACATTAGTATCAATCATACTCTTGCTTCTACACCAAAAATCGTAATTAATTCAGGATCTACTTTTACTGCTTTAAGTCCAAGCCAAACAGGCGCAAATCCTGCTATTCTATTCAATATTGCTACAAATTCAAAAGTACAAATACAAGGTTCTGGGCTAACGGCTCCTGCATCGGTTCCTTTATTTAAAACTGCTGCAGGTAGTACAGTAACAATAGATTCTGGTGTTACATTAACCTCTGTTAATGCTGTTCCTACTACTATTGCAGGAACAATAAATAATTCAGGAACAATAATAAGTTCGGGGCTCATTACGAATACTGGCACTATAAATAACATTTCTTCTGGAAAATTAATTTTAAAATCTGAAGCTACCGCGGCCTACTTGTTTACGTTATCTTCTACTACCCTTCTCGCAATAACAGCTGGTGATACCTATACTAGCGGAGGAGCAACTTTTACTGTTGTTTATAGTAGACTTGTAAATTCAACTGCAACTGTAAAATTATTAGCTATAGCTTCGTCTTCGACCCCCGTTGCATTATCTGGAACTTTAACAAAAGTGACAGGCTCAGGTGATGCGAGTATCGCGTATACCGCTGTTGAAAAAGTAGGTATTGGTTATTTATCAAGTACTACCTCTGTTGATAATGTTACACAAGACCGTTATTTGAGCAGTAACCAACGTGGCTGGAGATTATTGAGTAATCCGCTTACAGATGTTACTTATGGTTCAGTAGCTACGGCAAGCACTACCCCACTTACGCTTGGGAATGGCACTGCAAAAACATACGATTCTGCGACCAATACTTGGACGGTTTCAAACACAGACGACACTCAAACTTGGGGTAGTAAAACCGCAGTATCATTATTTGTAAGGGGAAGAACAAGCGAGGTTACTGGTACTTCCTACAGCGTTAATCCTCCTTCTAATGTGACTGTTTCGGTTACTGGTGCAGCTTCAAATACCGCACCAGCTACAATTAACACTATATCTGGTCAATATTATTTAGTAGCTAATCCTTATACAGCTCCAGTGAGTGTTTCAAGTATCTTAACCGCAAGTACGGGTTTAAGTACAACTGTTTCTTATTACAACCCTACAGTCGGTTCTAGTGGCAGCAATGCTGATTTAATCCTAAAATATGGTGGCTACACTACCCCGACTGTTTCTGGCGTTGCAGGTAGCACGACCGATGTTATAATTCCTCCTATGGGAGCCTTTTTTGTGCAAGCAACTGCGGATGGAACTATCAATGTACCTAAAACAGTGATTTTTACTGGAACTCCAACTCCTCCATCTGGAAATTATACTCACAAATCAGCTCAAACAAAAATTGCGGCAACCAATGCCTTGAAACTTGAGGTAACAGCTGATAATACCTATTACGATACGGTATCAATGCGATTTAAAGCCGCAGGAGATGCAAGCAGTAATATCGATTTTGGTAAATTACCGAACACCGTTTTGGATGCTTATAGCATTGCAGGAAGCAACAAAATGGCGGTTTCAGAATTAGAATTGAAGGAGCAAATGATTCCTTTAGGAATTACATCTACCATTCAAAAGAGCTATTCGTTCAGAGTTGCAGAGAATACAATTCCTGCGGGTTTCGAAGCAGTTTTAGTTGATACCTATTTGAACAAAAATACGGTTTTGGCTCCAGGCACTGATTACGTTTTTGCTATCGATAGCAATCCAGCCAGCCAAGGAGATACTCGTTTTGCGATTAATTTGAAAACAACTGGAACTTTGGGTGTTGTAGCCAATGCATTGGATGCTAATATCCAAGTTTATCCTAATCCATCTCGTGGACAATTCAATATTACCAATACCTTACAAGATGGCGCTACTATTGAAATCAGTAGTCTAAACGGTCAAAGAATACACATGCAAAAATTGAATTCAGGAACCACTACGATTCAAACGAAATCTTGGGCTACAGGAGTTTATATTCTAAAAGCAGCTAACAACGGAACTGAAACGACTAAAAAACTAATCATTCAATAA